From the Streptomyces syringium genome, one window contains:
- a CDS encoding protein kinase domain-containing protein, translating into MSGMLDNGARLTIDDGHEAVVTGMLGAGGQGEVYRVSTDQGEKALKWYYPACATAEQRKIVEELVGRDFDDDRFLWPQSFVTGRGDGFGYLMDVRPDRFKGLPALFRRRLRTTPQALVTAGLHMVEAYQALHSRGIAYRDISWGNIFFDPATGDVLVCDNDNAVVEGEASGISGTMEFMAPELVRGDSGAIPGTQTDLHSLSVLLFMLLMNHHPLKGKAELAIRCLDEAAERKLYGKSPLFIFDPDDHRNAPDPTEQGTVLATWAAAPPALRKLFIQNFTEGLRDASRRVRESQWRDALSEVRDTIVVCASCGRQNMTEPRSATARACWSCGRTLLLPPRLVITTPPPRTERHVRLGHAARLHAHHVRAEPPRHDYTDATLVAELTEHPKKPGKFGLANRSDAAWTARRTDGTSQTVAPGQTLPLRSGLTVNLAGAEAVVRGD; encoded by the coding sequence ATGTCCGGCATGCTCGACAACGGCGCCCGGCTCACCATCGACGACGGCCACGAAGCCGTCGTCACCGGGATGCTGGGCGCCGGCGGCCAGGGCGAGGTCTACCGCGTCTCGACCGATCAGGGCGAGAAGGCGCTCAAGTGGTACTACCCGGCCTGCGCCACGGCGGAACAGCGCAAGATCGTCGAGGAGCTCGTCGGCCGGGACTTCGACGACGACCGCTTCCTGTGGCCCCAGTCGTTCGTCACCGGCCGGGGCGACGGCTTCGGCTACCTCATGGACGTACGCCCCGACCGCTTCAAGGGCCTGCCCGCGCTGTTCCGCCGTCGGCTGCGCACCACCCCCCAGGCGCTCGTCACCGCCGGGCTGCACATGGTCGAGGCGTACCAGGCGCTGCACTCCCGGGGCATCGCCTACCGCGACATCTCCTGGGGCAACATCTTCTTCGACCCCGCCACCGGCGACGTCCTGGTCTGCGACAACGACAACGCGGTGGTCGAGGGCGAGGCGAGCGGCATCTCCGGCACGATGGAGTTCATGGCCCCCGAACTCGTCCGCGGCGACAGCGGCGCCATCCCCGGCACCCAGACGGACCTGCACTCCCTGTCCGTCCTGCTCTTCATGCTGCTGATGAACCACCACCCGCTCAAGGGCAAGGCGGAACTCGCCATCCGCTGCCTGGACGAGGCCGCCGAACGCAAGCTCTACGGCAAGAGCCCGCTGTTCATCTTCGACCCCGACGACCACCGCAACGCCCCCGACCCCACCGAACAGGGCACCGTCCTCGCCACCTGGGCCGCCGCGCCCCCGGCCCTGCGGAAGCTCTTCATCCAGAACTTCACCGAGGGACTGCGCGACGCCTCCCGGCGGGTCCGCGAGTCCCAGTGGCGGGACGCCCTGAGCGAGGTGCGCGACACGATCGTCGTCTGCGCGTCCTGCGGCCGTCAGAACATGACCGAGCCGCGCTCGGCCACCGCCCGCGCCTGCTGGTCCTGCGGACGGACCCTGCTGCTGCCGCCACGGCTGGTCATCACCACGCCGCCGCCGCGCACCGAACGGCACGTCCGCCTCGGCCACGCCGCCCGGCTCCACGCCCACCATGTGCGGGCCGAGCCGCCCCGGCACGACTACACCGACGCCACCCTGGTGGCCGAGCTGACCGAACACCCCAAGAAGCCGGGGAAGTTCGGCCTGGCGAACCGCTCGGACGCGGCGTGGACCGCACGCCGCACCGACGGCACCTCACAGACGGTCGCCCCGGGCCAGACCCTGCCGCTGCGCTCCGGCCTCACGGTGAACCTCGCGGGCGCGGAGGCGGTCGTCCGGGGGGATTAG
- a CDS encoding vWA domain-containing protein yields MENRPVHFIWILDCSYSMSGEKIGQLNYAIREAIPEMRSVAHDNPAAQLLVRVMTFSTTAQWHTPVPVSIDDFTWQDVQVDGGTNLGAALALAARELETPPMPQRALKPVLALVSDGQPLDEWRTGLKAIDATPWGKKAVRVAIAIGQDADRGVLQEFLGNPELPVLDANSPKQLAAAIRWASTAAVKAASQPVAGGLTKAPGPAFAPPTLDDDDDDAVW; encoded by the coding sequence ATGGAGAACCGCCCGGTTCACTTCATCTGGATCCTCGACTGCTCGTACTCCATGTCCGGGGAGAAGATCGGGCAGCTCAACTACGCGATCCGGGAAGCGATCCCGGAGATGCGGTCGGTCGCCCACGACAACCCGGCGGCCCAACTGCTGGTGCGGGTCATGACCTTCTCCACCACGGCGCAGTGGCACACGCCCGTCCCCGTCTCCATCGACGACTTCACCTGGCAGGACGTCCAGGTCGACGGCGGAACCAACCTGGGCGCGGCGCTCGCCCTCGCCGCCCGCGAGCTGGAGACGCCGCCCATGCCGCAGCGGGCGCTCAAGCCCGTGCTGGCCCTGGTGTCGGACGGCCAGCCCCTCGACGAGTGGCGGACGGGCCTCAAGGCCATCGACGCGACGCCCTGGGGCAAGAAGGCCGTACGCGTGGCCATCGCCATCGGCCAGGACGCCGACCGGGGCGTGCTGCAGGAATTCCTCGGCAACCCCGAGCTGCCCGTTCTCGACGCGAACAGCCCCAAGCAGCTGGCGGCGGCGATCCGCTGGGCCTCGACCGCCGCGGTGAAGGCCGCCTCGCAGCCCGTCGCCGGCGGTCTCACCAAGGCCCCCGGGCCCGCGTTCGCGCCGCCCACGCTCGACGACGACGATGACGACGCCGTGTGGTGA
- a CDS encoding PP2C family serine/threonine-protein phosphatase, with protein MPHWEILRGSVQGPAKARNQDWYETDAPADDTLVLAVADGHGSAAYTRSHLGARFAVDVFIRCGRAFAERARAPEDLRRLRHAAGHWLPREIVRDWQEEVRRHLRDHPPADATDDSKAFRPYGTTLLGAVLVPGLFAAWQLGDGDLMVVEADGSVGAPLAPAEPELGDETESLCAPRAWELMRVHWAPVADPDRMPRCVTLSTDGLSKSFAAQEGFVQFVRELGERLDTVGADAIREALPGWLAHAGGYSGDDTTVVAAWRPPADSTDENADENAGNGDPRERLRREPPPPHAAPPESAHPQDAPHPHETEN; from the coding sequence GTGCCGCACTGGGAAATCCTGCGGGGCAGCGTCCAGGGCCCCGCCAAGGCCCGCAATCAGGACTGGTACGAGACCGACGCCCCGGCTGACGACACCCTCGTCCTCGCCGTCGCCGACGGGCACGGCTCGGCCGCCTACACCCGCAGTCATCTCGGCGCGCGGTTCGCCGTCGACGTCTTCATCCGGTGCGGCCGGGCGTTCGCCGAGCGGGCGCGGGCGCCGGAGGACCTCCGCCGGCTGCGTCACGCGGCCGGCCACTGGCTGCCCCGGGAGATCGTGCGCGACTGGCAGGAAGAGGTCCGTCGGCATCTGCGCGACCACCCGCCGGCCGACGCGACCGACGACAGCAAGGCCTTCCGCCCGTACGGCACGACGCTGCTGGGCGCCGTCCTCGTGCCCGGCCTCTTCGCCGCCTGGCAGCTCGGGGACGGCGACCTCATGGTCGTCGAGGCCGACGGCTCGGTCGGCGCGCCGCTCGCCCCGGCCGAGCCGGAGCTCGGGGACGAGACGGAGTCGCTGTGCGCGCCCCGGGCGTGGGAGCTGATGCGGGTGCACTGGGCGCCCGTCGCGGACCCCGACCGGATGCCGCGCTGCGTCACGCTCTCCACGGACGGACTGTCGAAGAGCTTCGCGGCCCAGGAGGGGTTCGTCCAGTTCGTCCGCGAACTGGGCGAACGGCTGGACACCGTGGGGGCCGACGCGATCCGCGAGGCCCTGCCGGGCTGGCTCGCCCACGCCGGAGGGTACTCGGGCGACGACACCACCGTCGTCGCCGCCTGGCGGCCACCGGCGGACAGTACGGACGAGAACGCGGATGAGAACGCCGGGAACGGGGACCCGCGGGAGCGGCTCCGGCGGGAGCCGCCGCCCCCGCACGCCGCACCGCCGGAGAGCGCACATCCGCAGGACGCACCACACCCTCACGAAACGGAGAATTGA